The following coding sequences lie in one Spinacia oleracea cultivar Varoflay chromosome 1, BTI_SOV_V1, whole genome shotgun sequence genomic window:
- the LOC110799004 gene encoding uncharacterized protein, whose product MNRWEIQQNAMVVGCEEMRGPSAASLSDRNGSVLVRPKPRRIHFLATTNLTMSLRWQRSQQQDVCDSKAGAELLDMILRKEGHGEGRSCSGREMASSPPFYCGSPPSRVSNPIVQDVQFGDENLSPLSTLQLTSPSTSASPSPSPSAMKSGGVRIKYGLKSPTVRVEGFDCLGRDRQNSGITAMA is encoded by the exons atgaatagatGGGAGATTCAACAAAACGCCATGGTGGTAGGTTGTGAAGAAATGAGGGGCCCATCTGCAGCTTCGTTGTCCGATCGTAACGGTTCGGTTCTTGTTCGTCCCAAACCTAGGCGAATCCATTTTTTAGCTACTACTAATCTCACCATGTCTTTGCGATGGCAACGAAg CCAACAACAAGACGTATGTGATTCTAAAGCTGGTGCTGAGCTTCTTGACATGATTCTTCGCAAG GAAGGTCATGGTGAAGGAAGATCTTGTTCAGGTAGAGAGATGGCATCATCACCCCCATTTTATTGTGGATCACCACCTAGTAGAGTTTCTAACCCAATAGTTCAGGACGTGCAATTCGGGGATGAAAATTTATCCCCGTTGTCAACTTTACAACTGACATCTCCTTCCACTTCTGCATCGCCTTCACCATCCCCATCAGCTATGAAATCAGGCGGTGTGAGGATCAAGTATGGTCTCAAGTCACCCACAGTTAGAGTAGAAGGTTTTGATTGTCTTGGTAGGGATCGCCAGAATTCAGGCATCACTGCCATGgcttaa
- the LOC110798995 gene encoding 50S ribosomal protein HLP, mitochondrial: MAASMASKFSRGGRSLLGGLTNGSGSGLLKSTSEAISNHLHAQVLQQQRTFIQMRTKLTVVDNSGAKQVMCIQALKGKKGARLGDTIVASVKEARPGGKVKKGDVVRAVVVRAAMQRGRCDGSEVKFDDNAVVILNKQGEPVGTRVFGPVPHELRKKKHLKILTMAQHLA; encoded by the exons ATGGCAGCTTCTATGGCGTCAAAGTTTTCTCGTG GGGGCCGGTCACTGCTGGGTGGCCTTACCAATGGGAGTGGCTCTGGTTTACTGAAATCTACAAGTGAGGCCATAAGCAACCACCTCCATGCCCAG GTGTTGCAGCAACAAAGGACTTTCATACAGATGAGGACAAAGCTCACTGTAGTTGATAACTCTGGAGCTAAGCAGGTTATGTGCATACAAGCTCTAAAGGGAAAGAAAGGGGCGAGGTTGGGAGATACTATTGTGGCTTCTGTGAAAGAAGCTCGTCCTGGAGGGAAAGTGAAGAAAGGAGATGTTGTAAGGGCTGTTGTTGTGCGAGCTGCCATGCAACGTGGCCGTTGTGATGGAAGTGAGGTCAAATTTGATGATAACGCAGTTGTTATTCTGAACAAGCAAGGTGAGCCTGTTGGGACCCGAGTGTTCGGCCCAGTCCCACATGAGTTACGGAAGAAAAAGCATCTCAAGATTCTTACAATGGCTCAACATCTTGCATGA